A single genomic interval of Deinococcus fonticola harbors:
- a CDS encoding SWIM zinc finger family protein: MSHVLSEQAARDWVEAREWKKGEPYVRGLTHLSVRPAEAAQEYRAQAHGQEAYRVSVRVGPGRIGQAQVQSASCSCPVGAGGGCKHVAALLNRLSNDSGAFVKLPALETVLDDLDAPALRRLVGRMLAKAPELETLLYAQVGQTLPADDFAPRIAAAFHSMAASYDHTEQWDSEDGPDTEAIEALLTELERRREGLTDLSEDEAAALTRAYLAVLDGVDSFYEQNDMDYGLDDVQEEGLLGLYDLFVNADLEGDLREDALEAVRNEIASHRADFGRDEFFDFYSVLHQDERRSVYDLIETLSRQSASYRRRTYLNVLIELRGGEPTEADTEALLRADHDPTPLILFLLERGRVGEALQALPKRRVPFATLRPAFEKAAALGQLEEAALRVESWEKRDALLWLHDLYRETGRGAQAYRMAQVQSQQNPHAEWFSRLKKQSPDWEKDRAAVIKALWKSEAQRDELLKLVVAEHLTEQAFDLVKNEKRDAGRLLRVARMPELDAQRAALLLIRAGQQLIAPRQRDAYAQAAGVLKELIPRVGQDEAKALVATHFPERQKLPALRDELGKAGLL; this comes from the coding sequence ATGAGCCACGTCCTTTCCGAACAGGCGGCCCGTGACTGGGTGGAGGCCCGCGAGTGGAAAAAAGGTGAGCCTTACGTGCGCGGCCTCACCCACCTGAGCGTGCGCCCCGCCGAAGCGGCGCAGGAATACCGCGCCCAGGCCCACGGCCAGGAGGCTTACCGCGTATCGGTGAGGGTCGGGCCTGGGAGGATCGGGCAGGCACAGGTGCAAAGCGCGTCCTGTTCCTGCCCGGTGGGCGCTGGGGGCGGGTGCAAGCACGTGGCGGCGCTGCTGAACAGGCTCAGCAACGACTCAGGGGCTTTCGTGAAATTGCCCGCGCTGGAGACCGTGCTGGACGACCTGGACGCGCCGGCCCTGCGGCGGTTGGTGGGCCGCATGCTGGCGAAAGCGCCGGAACTGGAAACGCTGCTTTACGCGCAGGTGGGCCAGACCCTGCCCGCCGACGATTTCGCCCCACGTATCGCGGCGGCCTTTCACTCCATGGCCGCCAGTTATGACCACACTGAGCAGTGGGATTCCGAGGACGGCCCGGACACCGAGGCCATCGAGGCCCTGCTGACTGAACTGGAGCGCCGCCGCGAGGGGCTGACCGACCTGAGTGAGGACGAGGCCGCCGCACTGACCCGCGCTTACCTGGCTGTGCTGGACGGGGTGGATTCCTTTTACGAGCAGAACGACATGGATTATGGCCTGGACGATGTGCAGGAAGAGGGGCTGCTGGGCCTGTACGACCTGTTCGTGAATGCCGACCTGGAGGGCGACCTGCGGGAGGACGCGCTGGAGGCCGTGCGTAACGAGATCGCCAGCCACCGCGCCGATTTTGGCCGGGATGAATTTTTCGACTTCTACTCGGTCTTGCACCAGGATGAACGCCGCAGCGTGTACGACCTGATCGAAACGCTGAGCCGTCAAAGCGCGAGCTACCGCCGCAGAACGTACCTGAACGTGCTGATCGAGCTGCGCGGCGGTGAACCCACCGAGGCGGACACCGAGGCCCTGCTGCGGGCCGACCACGACCCGACACCGCTCATCCTGTTCCTGCTGGAGCGTGGCCGGGTCGGTGAGGCGCTGCAGGCGCTTCCGAAGCGCCGCGTTCCCTTTGCCACCCTGCGGCCCGCCTTCGAGAAGGCTGCCGCCCTGGGCCAACTGGAGGAAGCGGCGCTCAGGGTGGAAAGCTGGGAGAAGCGTGACGCGCTGCTGTGGCTCCACGACCTGTACCGCGAGACGGGGCGCGGGGCGCAGGCGTACCGCATGGCGCAGGTTCAGTCCCAGCAAAACCCCCATGCCGAGTGGTTCTCCCGGCTGAAAAAACAAAGCCCCGACTGGGAGAAAGACCGGGCGGCGGTGATCAAAGCGCTGTGGAAAAGCGAAGCGCAGCGGGACGAACTGCTGAAGCTCGTGGTCGCCGAGCACCTGACCGAACAGGCCTTTGACCTGGTGAAAAACGAAAAACGTGATGCAGGCCGGCTGCTGCGGGTCGCCCGGATGCCTGAACTGGACGCGCAGCGGGCCGCCCTGCTGCTCATTCGCGCGGGGCAGCAGCTGATTGCCCCGCGCCAGCGTGACGCTTACGCCCAGGCCGCAGGCGTGCTGAAGGAATTGATTCCCAGGGTCGGCCAGGATGAAGCAAAAGCTCTGGTCGCCACGCATTTCCCGGAGCGCCAGAAACTGCCCGCCCTGCGCGACGAACTGGGCAAGGCGGGGCTGCTTTGA
- a CDS encoding class I SAM-dependent methyltransferase gives MTTFPPDIFERWRTLVLSARSERFRAERDLTFWQGKAAEYDQSQPALPNTLDWLHGQLKGSRSLLEVGAGTGRLLLSLAAAVPHVTALDYSPDMLAQLRAKNPPEHVQTVCCALEHALKHAPPHDTVLAAWSLAYQPDLHAALHTLHALSRRDLYLLEDDGVGSPHVQLRRALAGTPKPARASLLREAVQALGWTFAAHTITEERELSFASTTELLAYCRLPLPEQEVLAHLQPHLTRAGNGWGYRWTFDVHVIQVRQQGKA, from the coding sequence ATGACCACCTTCCCCCCGGACATCTTCGAGAGATGGCGCACCCTTGTGCTCTCGGCGCGCTCGGAGCGGTTCAGGGCCGAACGTGACCTGACCTTCTGGCAGGGCAAGGCCGCCGAGTACGACCAGTCCCAGCCCGCCCTGCCGAACACGCTGGATTGGCTGCACGGGCAGCTGAAGGGATCGCGCAGCCTGCTGGAAGTTGGTGCGGGCACGGGCCGCCTGCTGCTCTCGCTCGCGGCGGCCGTGCCACACGTGACCGCGCTGGATTACTCGCCGGACATGCTGGCGCAGCTCAGGGCCAAGAACCCGCCTGAGCATGTGCAGACCGTCTGCTGCGCCCTGGAACACGCCCTTAAGCACGCCCCGCCGCATGACACGGTGCTGGCGGCGTGGTCGCTGGCCTACCAGCCCGACCTGCACGCGGCGCTGCACACCCTGCACGCCCTCAGCCGCCGCGACCTGTACCTGCTCGAAGACGACGGTGTGGGCAGCCCACACGTCCAGCTCCGCCGTGCGCTGGCCGGAACCCCCAAACCGGCGCGGGCCAGCCTGCTGCGGGAAGCGGTGCAGGCGCTCGGGTGGACATTCGCTGCCCACACCATTACCGAGGAGCGCGAGCTGAGCTTCGCCTCCACCACTGAATTGCTGGCTTACTGCCGCCTGCCGCTGCCGGAACAGGAAGTCCTGGCACACCTCCAGCCTCATCTGACCCGCGCCGGGAACGGCTGGGGGTACCGCTGGACGTTCGACGTGCATGTCATCCAGGTCAGGCAACAGGGAAAGGCATGA
- a CDS encoding VWA domain-containing protein has translation MTPSLYPLSAIAHQPQLVLALSLLAVCPEIGGVLIRGDRGAAKSTAARGLAALLPPLQDGRAGPFVNLPLGATEDRVVGTLDLDSALRGEARLKPGLMAQADGGLLYIDEVNLLPDHLVDVLLDVAAMGVVRVQRDSLSAEAAARFALVGSMNPEEGGLRPQFLDRFGLCVDVAAPLDAVNRAEIVRRRMSFEANPHAFTARWQSEEGRLQQRLHAARERFAAVQLPDELLTRIAELTSGAGVRSLRADLVLHRAARAFAALDGRVGVTWNDVEHVAPLVLNHRRDPRQPQHSPPPPPPPPPQPPEKPAPPEHPKNGDAPAPDEEVFAPSSAAPLALQNVSAGKSQPGTQTGRVVRSVPDADAGRLHLPTTLRSALQNGALQRGGEFQLTRHDFHAPVHEESAGRRVLFVADASGSVGVSGRMGAVKGAMLGVLAGQTGRDRAALITFRGSGAELLLDWTNDTGAVEEVIRGAPTGGRTPLAHALNLAVETLRATQNAELVLFTDGRANVPLSPGADAWTDALSAAATLARWPVTVVDTEGGHVKLGRAAQLAQVMNAQLHTLEVRS, from the coding sequence TTGACGCCTTCCCTCTACCCTCTTTCGGCCATTGCTCACCAGCCGCAACTGGTGCTGGCGCTCTCGCTGCTGGCGGTCTGCCCGGAGATCGGCGGGGTGCTGATTCGCGGCGACCGGGGCGCGGCGAAAAGTACGGCGGCGCGTGGCCTGGCGGCCCTGTTGCCACCGTTGCAGGATGGCCGGGCCGGGCCGTTCGTGAACCTGCCGCTGGGGGCCACGGAAGACCGCGTGGTGGGCACCCTCGACCTGGACTCGGCCCTGCGCGGCGAGGCGCGCCTGAAGCCAGGCCTGATGGCGCAGGCGGACGGCGGGCTGCTTTACATCGACGAGGTGAACCTGCTGCCCGATCACCTGGTGGACGTGCTGCTGGACGTGGCGGCCATGGGCGTGGTGCGCGTGCAGCGCGACAGCCTGAGTGCGGAGGCCGCGGCGCGGTTTGCGCTGGTGGGCAGCATGAACCCCGAGGAAGGCGGGCTGAGACCGCAGTTTCTGGATCGCTTCGGGCTGTGCGTGGATGTTGCCGCGCCGCTGGACGCGGTGAACCGGGCGGAAATTGTGCGCCGCCGCATGAGCTTCGAAGCCAACCCGCACGCATTCACGGCGAGGTGGCAGTCCGAGGAAGGGCGTCTGCAACAGCGTCTTCATGCCGCCCGTGAACGCTTCGCGGCCGTTCAGCTGCCGGATGAATTGCTGACCCGGATTGCCGAACTCACGTCGGGGGCGGGCGTGCGGAGCCTGCGGGCCGACCTGGTGTTGCACCGCGCCGCCCGTGCCTTCGCCGCGCTGGACGGCCGCGTCGGCGTTACCTGGAACGATGTGGAACACGTCGCGCCGCTGGTGCTCAACCACCGGCGTGACCCGCGCCAGCCGCAGCATTCGCCGCCGCCCCCACCCCCACCGCCCCCACAGCCGCCGGAGAAGCCGGCACCGCCAGAACACCCCAAAAACGGTGACGCGCCCGCGCCGGATGAGGAAGTCTTCGCGCCCAGCAGCGCCGCGCCCCTTGCACTTCAGAACGTGTCCGCCGGAAAAAGTCAGCCAGGAACGCAGACCGGCCGGGTGGTGCGCAGCGTGCCGGACGCGGATGCCGGGCGGCTGCACCTGCCCACCACCCTCCGCAGCGCCTTACAGAACGGGGCCCTGCAAAGGGGCGGGGAATTCCAGCTGACCCGCCACGACTTCCACGCCCCCGTTCACGAGGAAAGCGCGGGCCGCCGCGTGCTGTTCGTCGCGGATGCCAGCGGCAGCGTGGGTGTCTCGGGCCGCATGGGGGCCGTGAAAGGGGCCATGCTGGGTGTCCTGGCGGGCCAGACCGGGCGCGACCGGGCGGCCCTGATCACCTTCCGGGGCAGCGGCGCCGAGCTGCTGCTCGACTGGACGAACGACACCGGCGCCGTCGAGGAGGTTATCCGCGGCGCCCCGACGGGGGGGCGCACGCCGCTGGCCCACGCGCTGAACCTCGCGGTGGAAACCTTGCGCGCCACGCAGAATGCCGAACTGGTGCTGTTTACCGATGGCCGCGCCAACGTGCCCCTGTCGCCCGGCGCGGACGCCTGGACGGACGCCCTGAGCGCGGCCGCCACCCTGGCCCGCTGGCCCGTGACCGTCGTGGACACCGAGGGCGGGCACGTGAAACTGGGCCGCGCCGCACAGCTCGCGCAGGTCATGAACGCCCAGTTACACACCCTGGAGGTCAGGTCTTGA
- a CDS encoding CobD/CbiB family cobalamin biosynthesis protein — protein MLFALALDALGEPPVKVHPVVWMGHYLKWARSHWRAQTPQQQLAEGAAGWAAGAGLAAGAGWAAARAPWYVQGALLKPLLARRALFAAVAEVGAALQQENLPEARRLLGWHLVSRDTSALSAAEVAGAAIESLAENLSDSVVAPLLAYRVGGLPLAAAYRLTNTADALWGYRTPELEYAGKTAARMDDLLNLAPARLTALCALLATGGRGWRVWAQDRQNTTSPNAGHPMSVFAGALDIKLDKRGVYVLNACGREPAAADLNRALRLARVTTGLAVLILLLPGRRQR, from the coding sequence ATGCTTTTTGCCCTCGCGCTAGACGCGCTGGGCGAACCCCCGGTAAAAGTGCACCCAGTGGTGTGGATGGGCCATTACCTGAAGTGGGCGCGCAGCCACTGGCGCGCACAAACACCCCAGCAGCAACTGGCCGAAGGCGCGGCAGGGTGGGCCGCCGGGGCGGGGCTCGCGGCCGGGGCCGGTTGGGCGGCCGCGCGTGCGCCGTGGTATGTGCAGGGCGCCCTGCTCAAGCCGTTGCTGGCCCGCCGCGCCCTGTTCGCGGCCGTCGCGGAAGTCGGCGCGGCACTTCAACAGGAGAACCTGCCCGAGGCGCGGCGGCTCCTGGGCTGGCATCTGGTCAGCCGCGACACGTCCGCACTGAGTGCGGCGGAAGTGGCGGGCGCGGCCATCGAGAGCCTCGCGGAGAACCTGTCCGACAGCGTGGTGGCGCCGCTGCTGGCGTACCGCGTGGGCGGCTTGCCCCTGGCGGCCGCCTACCGCCTGACGAACACCGCCGACGCCCTGTGGGGCTACCGCACGCCCGAACTGGAATACGCCGGGAAAACCGCCGCCCGCATGGATGACCTGCTGAACCTGGCCCCGGCCCGCCTGACGGCCCTGTGCGCGCTCCTGGCTACGGGCGGGCGCGGCTGGCGCGTGTGGGCGCAAGACCGACAGAACACCACCAGCCCGAACGCCGGACACCCCATGAGCGTGTTCGCGGGCGCACTGGACATCAAACTCGATAAGCGTGGCGTGTATGTGCTGAACGCCTGCGGGCGTGAACCTGCCGCCGCCGACCTGAACCGCGCGTTGAGGCTGGCGCGGGTCACGACTGGGCTGGCGGTTCTCATTCTGCTGCTGCCCGGCCGGCGGCAGCGATAA
- the bioB gene encoding biotin synthase BioB gives MTSLNMNTLADRVLQGEILTVQEGLDILNLPDTDTLRLVDAAWRVRREAFGDQVKVNVLLNAKSGLCAEDCAYCSQAKGADTGIARYRVLEPAEMLDEAKKAQAAGAQRYCIVLSGRGGTWGEVRHVAQATRLIKQETDLEVCACMGLLLGEEGQRKAEALREAGVDAYNHNLNTHEEHYADICTTHSYADRVETLTHAAQAGMSTCSGVIIGLGETPRHIVELALTLRERRADSIPVNFLIPIDGAALEGQQTTAHFTPWFCLRVLSLFRLLNPRAELRASAGREIHLRSLQPLALLVANSIFLGNYLTEAGQEASADWQMLADLGLRPAPSAAHKSLPVAEPVGV, from the coding sequence ATGACCTCACTGAATATGAACACTCTGGCTGACCGTGTGCTGCAAGGCGAAATCCTGACCGTGCAGGAGGGCCTGGACATTCTGAACCTGCCCGACACCGACACCCTGCGCCTCGTCGACGCGGCGTGGCGGGTGCGCCGGGAAGCGTTCGGAGACCAGGTGAAAGTGAACGTGCTGCTGAACGCCAAAAGCGGCCTCTGCGCCGAGGACTGCGCGTACTGCTCCCAGGCGAAAGGGGCCGACACGGGCATCGCGCGTTACCGCGTGCTGGAACCGGCTGAAATGCTGGACGAGGCGAAAAAAGCGCAGGCCGCCGGAGCGCAGCGCTACTGCATCGTGCTGTCGGGGCGGGGCGGCACCTGGGGCGAAGTGCGGCACGTCGCGCAGGCCACGCGCCTGATCAAGCAGGAAACGGACCTTGAGGTGTGCGCCTGCATGGGCCTCCTGCTGGGCGAGGAAGGTCAGCGGAAAGCCGAGGCCCTGCGCGAGGCGGGCGTGGACGCTTACAACCACAACCTGAACACCCACGAGGAGCATTACGCCGACATCTGCACCACGCACAGCTACGCCGACCGGGTGGAAACCCTGACGCACGCGGCCCAGGCGGGCATGAGCACCTGCTCGGGCGTGATTATCGGCCTGGGCGAAACGCCGCGGCACATCGTGGAACTGGCCTTGACCCTGCGCGAACGCCGGGCCGACAGCATCCCCGTGAATTTTCTGATTCCCATCGACGGCGCGGCGCTGGAAGGCCAGCAGACCACCGCGCACTTCACGCCGTGGTTCTGCCTGCGCGTCCTGAGCCTCTTCCGGCTGCTGAACCCGCGCGCCGAACTGCGGGCCAGCGCCGGGCGCGAAATTCACCTGCGCAGCCTGCAACCGCTGGCGCTGCTGGTCGCCAACTCCATTTTCCTGGGAAATTACCTGACGGAAGCCGGCCAGGAAGCCAGTGCCGACTGGCAGATGCTGGCCGACCTGGGCCTGCGCCCCGCACCGAGCGCCGCGCACAAGTCCCTTCCCGTCGCTGAACCTGTCGGGGTTTAA
- a CDS encoding 1-aminocyclopropane-1-carboxylate deaminase/D-cysteine desulfhydrase yields MTASLPAETLPVFQMGVYPTPLQSMFVRDANLPALKLLVKREDLCGVGFGGNKVRKLRLLVADALARGATVLLTCGGPQSNHCALTACAAALAGLKCELFFNAPNPHTDTGNQRIDRRMGATRTFLGAVTEPEVMAAMHARAAEWRQQGETPYLIPLGGSDVLGVLGYVQAIRELKEQLAGQPAPPFMVVTSGSLGTVAGLVLGTWVHGLDTHVDTFSVLWRQEKAQARLAALLEEVRAGFYPHVTPRANYTLSDAQLGGGYGVATAAGQEAAELAARQCGLMLEQTYTAKTFAGMLANWRAGRYRPGQRVLYWHTGGAGGYFA; encoded by the coding sequence ATGACAGCGAGCCTCCCGGCTGAGACCCTGCCCGTTTTCCAGATGGGTGTCTATCCCACGCCGCTTCAGTCCATGTTCGTCAGAGACGCCAACCTTCCCGCGCTGAAGCTGCTGGTGAAGCGCGAAGACCTCTGCGGCGTGGGGTTCGGCGGGAACAAGGTTCGCAAACTGCGGCTGCTGGTCGCCGACGCTCTGGCGCGCGGCGCGACGGTGCTGCTCACCTGCGGCGGCCCGCAGTCGAACCACTGCGCCCTGACCGCCTGCGCGGCGGCCCTGGCCGGCCTGAAGTGCGAGCTGTTCTTCAACGCCCCGAACCCGCACACTGATACGGGAAACCAACGCATAGACCGCCGGATGGGGGCCACCCGCACTTTTCTGGGCGCGGTCACGGAACCGGAAGTCATGGCCGCCATGCACGCCCGCGCCGCTGAGTGGCGTCAGCAGGGTGAGACTCCCTACCTCATTCCGCTGGGCGGCTCGGATGTCCTGGGTGTGCTGGGGTACGTGCAGGCCATCCGGGAGTTGAAAGAGCAACTGGCCGGGCAGCCGGCGCCGCCGTTCATGGTGGTCACGTCCGGTTCGCTGGGAACCGTGGCGGGCCTCGTCCTGGGAACCTGGGTGCATGGCCTGGACACGCACGTGGACACCTTCTCGGTGCTGTGGCGGCAGGAGAAAGCCCAGGCGCGCCTGGCGGCCCTGCTCGAAGAGGTCCGGGCCGGCTTTTATCCGCACGTCACCCCACGCGCGAATTACACCCTCAGCGACGCGCAACTGGGCGGCGGGTACGGCGTAGCCACGGCAGCCGGGCAGGAGGCGGCGGAACTCGCAGCCCGGCAGTGCGGCCTGATGCTGGAGCAGACGTACACCGCCAAGACCTTCGCTGGAATGCTGGCGAACTGGCGTGCCGGGCGCTACCGGCCCGGTCAGCGCGTGCTGTACTGGCACACGGGCGGCGCGGGCGGGTACTTCGCTTGA
- a CDS encoding cobyrinate a,c-diamide synthase: protein MKRIVLAAASSGSGKTTVASLLCLALRKRGLVVQPFKFGPDYLDPTHLTRAAGREARNLDTFLLAPQRMRELFARSAAPADISVIEGVMGLFDGRDPSSDEHSTADLARLLGAPVVLVIDAGGMARTVAAVAAGMRDFGGAQGAGGVQVAGVILNKVGSARHAELCEVALRQVNLPVLGFVTKDQHIHLPSRHLGLLSAEQASWEDTAALNAAQHLRLDDLLAVAATAPALPVPPLPQATPPCTRIGVASDEAFHFYYPDALDELRLSGAELVAFSPLRDAQLPGGLGGVMFGGGYPEAHAAELAANVSMRASIRTFAASGRPVIGECGGLMYLGQTLTDLAGGVHEMCGVIPYHTRMNPRVTLGYREATALQPSPLCPAGTALRGHEFHFSSLTHAPTHPAYRWTAQGGQEVTEGYARGNVLASYLHLHYGGFPAVARRLVEQCAGKSAEIQKAIQ, encoded by the coding sequence TTGAAGCGAATCGTTCTGGCGGCCGCGAGTTCCGGCAGTGGCAAAACCACCGTCGCCTCGCTGCTGTGCCTGGCCCTGCGAAAACGCGGGCTGGTGGTGCAGCCTTTCAAATTCGGCCCGGATTACCTCGACCCCACGCACCTGACGCGGGCAGCCGGTCGGGAAGCGCGGAACCTCGACACCTTTTTGCTCGCGCCGCAGCGAATGCGCGAGCTGTTTGCCCGCAGCGCCGCGCCGGCCGACATCAGCGTGATCGAGGGCGTCATGGGGCTGTTCGACGGCCGCGATCCCAGCAGTGACGAGCACAGCACCGCCGACCTGGCCCGGCTGCTGGGGGCGCCTGTGGTACTGGTCATTGACGCAGGCGGCATGGCCCGCACGGTGGCGGCGGTAGCCGCCGGCATGCGCGACTTCGGCGGTGCTCAGGGCGCTGGGGGCGTTCAGGTGGCCGGCGTGATCCTGAACAAAGTCGGCAGCGCCCGGCACGCCGAGCTGTGCGAAGTGGCCCTCAGGCAGGTCAATCTGCCGGTGCTGGGCTTCGTGACCAAAGACCAGCACATTCACCTGCCCTCCCGTCACCTGGGGCTGCTCAGCGCCGAACAGGCCAGCTGGGAGGACACGGCGGCCCTGAACGCCGCGCAACACCTGCGCCTGGACGACCTGCTGGCCGTGGCGGCGACGGCCCCGGCCTTACCCGTGCCGCCGCTTCCGCAGGCCACGCCGCCCTGCACACGCATCGGGGTCGCTTCCGACGAGGCGTTTCACTTCTACTACCCGGACGCGCTGGACGAACTGCGTTTGAGTGGCGCGGAACTGGTTGCCTTCAGCCCGCTGCGGGACGCGCAACTGCCAGGCGGGCTGGGCGGCGTGATGTTCGGCGGGGGGTATCCGGAAGCGCACGCGGCGGAACTCGCGGCGAACGTGTCCATGCGGGCCAGCATCCGCACGTTTGCCGCCTCGGGGCGCCCGGTTATTGGCGAGTGCGGCGGCCTGATGTACCTGGGCCAGACCCTCACCGACCTGGCGGGCGGCGTGCATGAGATGTGCGGCGTGATTCCGTACCACACGCGCATGAACCCCAGGGTCACGCTGGGATACCGCGAGGCCACCGCCCTTCAGCCTTCGCCGCTGTGCCCGGCCGGCACGGCCCTGCGCGGCCATGAGTTTCACTTCAGTTCCCTCACGCACGCGCCCACGCATCCCGCCTACCGCTGGACGGCCCAGGGCGGCCAGGAGGTCACCGAAGGGTACGCCCGGGGCAACGTCCTGGCCAGCTACCTGCACCTGCACTACGGCGGTTTTCCGGCGGTGGCGCGGCGCCTGGTGGAGCAGTGCGCCGGTAAATCCGCGGAAATACAGAAGGCCATACAGTGA